Proteins encoded in a region of the Gulosibacter sediminis genome:
- a CDS encoding LysR substrate-binding domain-containing protein yields the protein MVQRFPITLNQLVYFAECAKLLNMTAASAELHVAQSAVSTAITQLERSLGASLFIRQHSKGLILTPAGETLLRDVQRLFGELGATIDNVRAGQHEVQGRITLACFSPLAPFILPQLLGALRESQPALEVDVIEGNHEECLAALRGGRAEIALTYDLPMGDGIASTVLAEFRPHVILPATHRLASRKRIALRELADEPFVLLDLPSSTAYFLDILRSAGVEPNPRYRSSSYETVRSMVAAGLGFSILNQRPNTDETYAGDRAVAVDLSDDAPGLRVEIAALAQVQPSSRARAVEAAVREVLADPAHPARPRLPGA from the coding sequence ATGGTGCAACGGTTTCCCATCACGCTGAATCAGCTCGTCTACTTCGCCGAGTGCGCGAAGCTGCTCAACATGACGGCCGCGAGCGCCGAGCTGCACGTGGCCCAGTCGGCCGTGTCGACCGCGATCACCCAGCTCGAGCGCTCGCTCGGGGCGTCGCTGTTTATTCGGCAGCACTCGAAGGGGCTCATTCTCACCCCCGCCGGCGAGACGCTGCTGCGCGATGTGCAGCGACTGTTTGGTGAGCTCGGCGCGACGATCGACAACGTGCGCGCCGGGCAGCACGAGGTGCAGGGCCGCATCACCCTCGCCTGCTTCTCGCCGCTCGCGCCGTTCATCCTGCCGCAGCTCCTTGGCGCGCTGCGCGAGAGCCAGCCAGCGCTCGAGGTCGACGTCATCGAGGGCAACCACGAGGAGTGCCTCGCCGCACTGCGGGGCGGTCGCGCCGAGATTGCGCTCACCTACGACCTGCCGATGGGCGACGGCATCGCGAGCACCGTGCTCGCGGAGTTTCGGCCGCACGTCATCCTGCCGGCGACGCACCGGCTCGCGAGCCGCAAGCGCATTGCCCTGCGCGAGCTCGCCGACGAGCCGTTCGTGCTGCTCGACCTGCCGAGCAGCACCGCGTACTTCCTCGACATCCTGCGCTCGGCGGGCGTCGAACCAAACCCGCGCTATCGCTCGTCAAGCTACGAGACGGTGCGGTCGATGGTCGCGGCCGGGCTCGGCTTCTCGATCCTGAATCAGCGCCCAAACACCGACGAGACCTACGCGGGCGATCGCGCGGTCGCCGTCGACCTCAGCGACGATGCACCGGGACTGCGGGTCGAGATCGCGGCGCTCGCGCAGGTGCAGCCATCGAGCCGGGCGCGGGCAGTCGAGGCGGCCGTGCGCGAGGTGCTTGCCGACCCCGCGCATCCGGCTCGGCCTCGGCTGCCGGGGGCGTAG
- a CDS encoding DUF1028 domain-containing protein yields the protein MTFSLILRDPVTGEFGSVISSSSPAVAARCVNLADGVGGAHSQNVTDPRLGVQLIDELRAGASAEDALARVVASADPAAIDFRQLLVLDAAGQSAVFSGPRALGTFGAAQRENAVAGGNMLASLDVLDALVDAALTAEGPIERRLLAALNAAIAAGGEEGPVHSAGLAVVADAGWRVTDLRVDWSDDPIGDLGRALDEWLPQRDAYTRRGLNPAEAPSYGVPGDE from the coding sequence ATGACGTTCTCGCTCATTCTGCGCGACCCCGTCACGGGTGAGTTCGGCTCGGTGATCTCGTCGTCGTCGCCCGCCGTCGCGGCGCGCTGCGTCAACCTCGCCGACGGCGTCGGCGGCGCCCACTCGCAAAACGTCACCGACCCGCGGCTCGGCGTGCAGCTCATCGACGAGCTCCGCGCTGGCGCGTCGGCCGAGGATGCGCTGGCTCGCGTCGTCGCGTCGGCCGACCCGGCCGCGATCGACTTCCGCCAGTTGCTCGTGTTGGATGCTGCAGGCCAGTCGGCGGTCTTCTCCGGTCCGCGCGCGCTCGGCACGTTCGGTGCCGCCCAGCGAGAGAACGCGGTTGCGGGAGGCAACATGCTCGCGAGCCTCGACGTGCTCGACGCGCTCGTCGACGCTGCGCTCACCGCCGAGGGCCCGATCGAGCGCCGCCTGCTCGCCGCGCTCAACGCTGCAATCGCGGCCGGCGGCGAAGAGGGCCCCGTGCACTCGGCCGGCCTCGCCGTCGTCGCCGATGCCGGCTGGCGCGTCACCGACCTCCGCGTCGACTGGTCGGACGACCCGATCGGCGACCTTGGCCGCGCGCTCGACGAGTGGCTGCCCCAGCGCGACGCCTACACGCGCCGCGGCCTCAACCCGGCCGAGGCCCCCTCGTACGGAGTGCCGGGCGATGAATGA
- a CDS encoding flavin-containing monooxygenase: MSSPQIEPTEVLVIGAGQAGIATSEHLSARSLPHIVLERNRIAERWRSERWDSLVANGPAWHDRFPGLEFDDVDPDEFAPKERVARYFEQYAEKFALPIRTGVEVRSVRRDASGRFIAETSAGTFSSRFVVAATGAFQVPAYPALVPADAGIDQLHSSSYRNPEQLRPGGVLVVGAGSSGVQIADELRASGREVVLAVGAHDRPPQRYRGRSFVWWLGALGLWEKATPPAGAEHTTIAVSGAHGGRTIDFRDLAADGITLVGRAESFADGVLTFEPNLERDIRLGDANYLSVLEQADAYIERMGLDLPEEPEAWQLGALPESVTTPIESLDLAAAGITTIVWATGFGVDYGWLEVDTFDDRGRPVQQRGVSEEPGVYFVGIPWQSRRGSSFIWGCWHDARYVADQIEIQRGYLAYAGNALPATAPVPHP; the protein is encoded by the coding sequence ATGTCGAGCCCCCAGATCGAGCCCACCGAAGTGCTCGTAATCGGCGCCGGCCAGGCCGGAATTGCGACGAGCGAACACCTGAGCGCCCGGAGCCTCCCCCACATCGTGCTCGAGCGCAACCGCATCGCCGAGCGCTGGCGCAGCGAGCGCTGGGATTCGCTCGTCGCCAACGGCCCCGCCTGGCACGACCGCTTCCCCGGCCTCGAGTTTGACGATGTCGACCCCGACGAATTCGCGCCGAAGGAGCGCGTGGCGCGGTACTTCGAGCAGTACGCCGAGAAGTTTGCGCTGCCGATCCGCACCGGCGTCGAGGTGCGCAGCGTGCGCCGCGACGCGAGCGGCCGGTTCATCGCCGAGACGAGCGCCGGCACGTTCTCGTCGCGCTTCGTCGTCGCCGCGACGGGCGCGTTTCAGGTGCCCGCGTATCCCGCCCTCGTGCCGGCCGACGCCGGCATCGACCAGCTGCACTCGAGCAGTTATCGCAACCCCGAGCAGCTGCGGCCGGGCGGCGTGCTCGTCGTCGGCGCGGGGTCGTCGGGCGTGCAGATTGCCGACGAGCTGCGGGCGAGCGGGCGTGAGGTCGTGCTCGCGGTGGGTGCGCACGACCGGCCTCCGCAGCGGTACCGCGGGCGCAGCTTCGTGTGGTGGCTCGGGGCGCTCGGCCTGTGGGAGAAGGCGACGCCGCCTGCCGGCGCCGAGCACACGACCATCGCCGTGAGCGGTGCCCACGGCGGTCGCACGATCGACTTCCGCGACCTCGCCGCCGATGGCATCACGCTCGTCGGCCGCGCCGAGTCGTTTGCCGACGGCGTGCTCACGTTCGAGCCGAACCTCGAGCGCGACATTCGCCTCGGCGACGCGAACTATCTGTCGGTGCTCGAGCAGGCCGACGCCTACATCGAGCGCATGGGCCTCGACCTGCCCGAGGAGCCCGAGGCGTGGCAGCTCGGCGCACTGCCCGAGTCGGTGACGACACCGATCGAGTCGCTCGACTTGGCTGCGGCCGGCATCACGACGATCGTCTGGGCGACCGGCTTCGGCGTCGACTACGGCTGGCTCGAGGTCGACACCTTCGACGACCGCGGCCGCCCCGTGCAGCAGCGCGGCGTCTCGGAGGAGCCGGGCGTCTACTTCGTCGGCATCCCGTGGCAGTCGCGCCGCGGCTCGAGCTTCATCTGGGGCTGCTGGCACGACGCGCGCTACGTCGCCGACCAAATCGAAATCCAGCGCGGCTACCTCGCCTACGCGGGCAACGCCCTCCCCGCCACGGCCCCGGTCCCCCACCCCTAG
- a CDS encoding RidA family protein: MTEPTHVRLRKFNTKETYPEQNLDNDLCQAVVANGVVYLRGQIGQDLDTRESVGIGDVVAQTERAMENIKMLLEEAGSGLDDIVKVIVYIIDPRYREDVYRTMGTYLKGVYPVSTGIVVQALARPEWLVEIDATAVISERA; encoded by the coding sequence ATGACCGAGCCGACCCACGTCCGCCTGCGCAAGTTCAACACCAAGGAGACGTACCCCGAGCAGAACCTCGACAACGACCTCTGCCAGGCGGTCGTCGCCAACGGCGTCGTCTACCTGCGGGGCCAGATCGGGCAAGACCTCGACACGCGCGAGTCTGTCGGCATCGGCGACGTCGTCGCGCAGACCGAGCGCGCGATGGAGAACATCAAGATGCTGCTCGAGGAGGCGGGCAGCGGCCTCGATGACATCGTCAAGGTGATCGTCTACATCATCGACCCGCGCTACCGCGAAGACGTCTACCGCACCATGGGCACCTACCTCAAGGGCGTGTACCCCGTCTCAACCGGCATCGTCGTGCAGGCGCTCGCCCGCCCCGAATGGCTCGTCGAGATCGACGCGACCGCTGTTATCAGCGAGCGGGCCTAG
- a CDS encoding amidohydrolase has protein sequence MNDASTASDHASASAADATSATEALKQRIVARREALDAKLVDLSNDLHANPETAWQEHRSSAAVARLLAEHGFEVEHPYLGLETAFRATFGDRDEAAFTVGFVAEYDALPGLGQACGHNLIAAMSTGGALALAAVADELGIAVEVIGSPAEEGGGGKIELLERGAFTELDFALMAHPAPVDVVEARPYAVAHWHVQYDGRAAHAAAYPERGVNANDAFVIAQTAIALLRQQLPAGVRVHGVQTRGGEAPNAIPERTEGRWYVRAETMEQLLETEQRVRNCFEAGALASGAALTVTPESKRYSEMRTDEAALERYRANAVALGRNFDVDPAAASMNRASTDMGNVSLVVDAIHPYIGVGGDASNHQPAFAAACVGPAAEQTLRDGATALAWTALDVALDRLNQAQ, from the coding sequence ATGAATGACGCAAGCACCGCATCCGATCACGCCTCAGCATCCGCCGCCGACGCGACCAGCGCCACCGAAGCCCTGAAGCAGCGCATCGTCGCTCGCCGCGAAGCGCTTGATGCCAAGCTCGTCGATCTCTCGAACGACCTCCACGCGAACCCCGAAACGGCCTGGCAGGAGCACCGCTCCTCGGCCGCGGTAGCGCGCCTGCTGGCCGAGCACGGCTTCGAGGTCGAGCATCCGTACCTCGGCCTCGAGACCGCGTTCCGCGCGACCTTCGGCGATCGCGACGAGGCCGCCTTCACCGTCGGTTTCGTCGCTGAGTACGACGCGCTGCCCGGCCTTGGGCAGGCCTGCGGCCACAACCTCATCGCCGCCATGTCGACCGGCGGCGCGCTTGCGCTCGCGGCGGTCGCCGACGAGCTCGGCATCGCCGTCGAGGTGATCGGCTCGCCGGCCGAGGAGGGCGGCGGCGGCAAGATCGAGCTGCTCGAGCGCGGCGCGTTCACCGAACTCGACTTCGCGCTCATGGCGCATCCGGCTCCCGTCGACGTCGTCGAGGCCCGTCCGTACGCGGTCGCGCACTGGCATGTGCAGTACGACGGCCGCGCCGCCCACGCGGCGGCCTACCCCGAGCGCGGCGTCAACGCGAACGACGCGTTCGTCATCGCGCAGACCGCGATCGCCCTGCTGCGCCAGCAGCTGCCTGCCGGCGTGCGCGTGCACGGCGTGCAGACGCGCGGCGGCGAGGCCCCGAATGCGATTCCCGAGCGCACCGAAGGCCGCTGGTACGTGCGCGCCGAAACGATGGAGCAGCTGCTCGAGACCGAGCAGCGCGTGCGCAACTGCTTCGAGGCGGGCGCACTCGCGAGCGGCGCCGCCCTCACCGTAACTCCCGAGAGCAAGCGGTATTCCGAGATGCGCACCGACGAGGCCGCGCTCGAGCGCTACCGGGCGAACGCCGTCGCCCTCGGCCGCAACTTCGACGTCGACCCGGCCGCCGCCTCGATGAACCGCGCCTCGACCGACATGGGCAACGTCTCGCTCGTCGTCGACGCGATTCACCCGTACATCGGCGTCGGTGGCGACGCGAGCAACCACCAGCCCGCGTTCGCCGCGGCCTGCGTCGGCCCCGCCGCCGAGCAGACCCTGCGCGACGGAGCGACCGCCCTCGCGTGGACGGCGCTCGACGTCGCCCTCGACCGACTCAACCAAGCCCAATAA